DNA from Ziziphus jujuba cultivar Dongzao chromosome 2, ASM3175591v1:
AATTTGTGCCAAGTCCTCAACTACATAAAGGGACTCTTGTTTTCCAGTTTTGGCTAGAACCACTCTTCCATTCTTCAGTTTTacgacaaaacaaaaaacattgaTACGAAAACTTCGTATTATATTCCTATTCCTCTGTTTTCCCAgcaaccaaacaaaaacaaaatgcagcAAAAACAAACATCCCCATTACCTTACGAGCAAGCTTCCGATAAGAGCTCTTAATCTCTTGCAACGTGGCATTCCTACCGACATTGAGAGTGGAATAGTAGTCCTTCCCTGCAGCCCTTATTGGAGAACAAGTTCGTGGAGGCTTTGAGCGGAAGAAGAGAGAAGGATTAGGGTTGAAGGTTTGGTAGTTCCGGCAGAAGAATTGGGAAGCACTGGAACTGAGACCGAAGCTGCGGATAATGGTAGACGAAGAAGGGAGGTTGAAGAAGACGAAGGAATTGGACGAAACCGCAGATATTGGAACCGGAGGGAGCTTGGGGATGGCGTAGGCACTACTTGCAGAGAAGGTACTGCGCATGGTTTTCTCTGCAGTTTTCGCAGAAAAGAACCTACTTGATTTTGCTCTTTTTGGGCCTTCTTATAGCACTTTGaggacaaaataatttttatttttattttttgtaatagaaATATTAcactaaatattattttgttgtttggtttttttcaattttgtcttAATATTTTCAGAAAACAGAAAAGCACTCTGTTATGTTTTAATTTGGTTGCAATATCAAAtcttgtatataatttttttaaaattaatattattaacaatttctatatattcacagtatatatttcaattaaattttgttttatctcattttttctttagtttctttattttttttattttttgttctgaaAAAATAACATCCTTTCATTTTTAAACACAAAGTATAATATTAAACGGTTATTGTCGTCAATCTTTTTTCCCAAAAGCTAGACTGAACATGAAGAACCTCTTATCCAAAAGCTATTATAGCACATTTAcaccttcttccttttttttttttttttttttttccccaacaaCTTATTTCCAGCCTATGAGATTATTCAGAATCACcaaatattattatgataatattGGATACTTTGAATTATAAGTAAAACAAGGTTTGAAGGAAAAGTGAGAAGCTAGAATATGCTTCCCCTTTATTTCATAGGTTTTTAGTCACATTAATTTCAACATCAAACAATCAGTTTGTATAATAATGAGTCGTGATCCTAAATTCCAGCATTCATTAACAGTCCATGACAATcatgattaaaaattttaaatcataggGATTTCAAGAAGGATGACCGCCGTGATCCATGGTCGTTGACAAGAGCATAATGAACTTCCCTATCCAACagaaaatggaggaaaattttACCATTACTAAAAATTCCAACAGCCAAATAGATTCCAACTTATTATTGAAAGACATCAGAGTAACTGGAAAAAACTTCCTTAAGAGTTATGTAAGTAAATGGACATTTACAATTTGGATTGACTAAATGTCATAGAATCTGCACCTTCAGTAGCTAACATATCGGAATCAAAGTTGAAGCTTAAATAGTTGATGGCAGCAAATTGCTGGGATTATATGCACATACATGAGAATGAAGAAATCTATAACACAAGTACTCCTTGATTGTGCACTTGAGGGTGTGACACTGAACCATACAAGTTTTGTTCCTTTGGTCCAAACCAATAGTCTCCTTCAGGCCTCCCAAACTGTTGCCCAAACCTAAGATAATGTGCCAGAACTCACGCCATAGGAAACTTGTGTTGCAAAGGTAGTTGACCttttgagttcaagaataacCTTCCACATTAAAGAAAGCCACCAACTCTACTCTGATCCTAAGACAATTCCAAATCTTTGATTCCCTTTTCAGTTCATTCTCGCCTTGAACAGCCATCTCAAGAGCATATAGGAGTGTATAATGCTTGGCCATTTCGGATAGAGTGAGAAATCCAACTGAATATGCCATTTAAAGACATGCAACACCCTACTTCGATCTTTCCATCAAACACCTCAGGAGCTGCCTGCCTGCATGGCAGTTGAAAATCAAAAACtgttaaaactttgatttgtcTGAACCTTGGACATACCACAATTATATATTCTGGTCACCATCATCAAAGAGAACTTTATAAAACCGTTTTCTTTCTTCTGGGTCAAACAAGCCTCCTAGCTTGTCTCCCTCATCATCAGGGTCAGAAATTTCTGTGTTTTTGTCTTTGATTTTATCTGACTTATCCAAAAGCATgccattctttttcttcttttctaaatTCAGTAAATGGTGCCTTCTATTATATTCATGAAGTCCCTCCTGCATCAGTTCTCCAAACTTTTCCTTCACCACAACAAGCGGATCCTTATCAATCAGTTCAGATGCATTATAACCTTCTCTCAGAAGAACGGTATAGATTTGATACTTATTTGAAACATAGAATAATCCAGGATACTTAAGGAGCAAAATATTCAATTTCTCTGGCAATGCAAATTCTCTCCTAAAATGTCCTAGCTTCACAATTGATGCTTTCTTCCACAAAGTCAATGACAACAACTCATGGACCAATCCAACCGTCCTCTTCTCCATCTCCTTGGATCCTTCTACCAATCCTCTTGGTTCCAAGTAAGGTGAAATATAAGGAGTTGAATTAAATTCATGAAATCTCTCCCATGACTTTAGCCAAGTTGAAGGCAACAAACACGAGAAACGTGGCTCTATTCCCTGCTTGTGAGCTGATGCTTCAATGGCTGAAATTGCCAAATCAGGGTTCCAAGATACCAGCTCAATCTCCATTGAACTCCTCCTTCCGCTGTAATTGATAACCCGGAACAAATCTGAATACTTTGGAACAATTCTAATCAAATAGTCATCAGGAAAACCAAAATTCCGCTTTAATTCATTAAGTTTCATAACATTAAGTCTCTGATGCAAGCTCATCATCAACAACTTTGCCAATCGCTGCACAAGCACCGGCTCTTGCATATCCTTAATAGTTTCTTCCTCTTCTACCAAAACCATCATCCTTTTTGTAAGCCGGCAATAGTACTCATCATGCTGAAGATATACCTCAAAGCAACAGGGGTACTTTTTTAGCCAATTGAGAGCACTACCTTGGAGATCAAGAGTTTTGAACTTCTTCTGAAGGTACTTAACCGAGGCTTCCCCATTAGGACACCGAagaattatgttttttatttgattattgacTATCCAGCGGCGATTCCTGGAGAGAGCCAATTCAAGATCTGGGTCCTTCTTCATTGACCAAAGAGAAAAGCTTCTACAAAGATGTTTACGGGAAGGCAAAATTTTACACTTAGAGTTCCAACATTCTACAACTTTCATATGCATGTTGATCTCCACTGCACTCTTCTGTACGAACAAGTATATAATTCAATATCTAGAGTCTAGACATCATAACCCTCTGGAAAGAAAACTTGATGTTTGAATGAACAATCAATTAAAGTCTTGATAAGAAATTTATAGGACGTGTTTGATTTGTGGGAAATATGTTTGAAAATTGTCAAACTAGAAATATTTGATCTATGACAATAAAATCACAAATAGCTCTATAACAATTTGCACTACAAATCTTTGACAAGGCAAAGTAATCACCATAAATTATAAGAAGAAGTACAATGAtaaacccagaaaaaaaaagaaaaaaaaaaaaaaagaaagaaagagctaCAGAACCAGAACTCCTATAAAATGATTGCACTTTGTTTAGAACTTGTTTAAAAACACTAACAACAGAAACAAAGAGACTAATAAATTTCTTTAGTATCTTTCTGCGTTGAATTATACgctattttgaaaacaaatatctTGGAAACTGAATCACAATATAATCAAACCAATGCATAAATGAAGAGACCAATAGGGACAACCAGCAATGGCGGCAACCAAATCAAATACGCAGAAACAGAGACGTAGTGAATAAATTGAAGGCGGCAAATGCAGAGAAAAACATATGGGTGCTGCTAGAAAATGAAAATCAGCTCAGAGACAGTAAATGTAAAATTAGGTACCTAATACTGATAGGGCTTTGACTAAGAATTGTAAAAACCTTAGTCAGTTTCCTGATTCGCTATACCGAGATTACTCGCCGGAATTTTCTCCTACGCTTTCTAGGCGGCCAGGGCAGATGGAATTCTCGAGGGAAGTAGAAGCCGGAgtaagagtgaaaaaaaaaaaaaaaaacaaaagcacctGCTTTTCGTCTTCTAATATAATTCACCACGTGCCTAATAAAAAGTCCAAaacaattatcttttttttttgttttttttttttttttttttttttggacatggATATTCAGTTTGCTTTCAAAGTTTCGTCCTTTTTTCGTTTCTACTAGTTATATTTACACAACTTtgcaattacccaaaaaaaaaaaaaaaaattatgtttttcacaattttgCGTTTTTTCTTTGGCTGACAAATTCCAATCTTTTTGCAAGAAATTGTTTTTTCACATTGGTTTTCTTGGTAGAAATAGAAATGGAAGTAATCAATGCTTGCCCTATTGGCATTTGATAACACGTGAGcggttttttttcttgtatgttTTTGTCATGCTGAGATTGAATTTGAGATTGGAACTTGGAAAAAGACTTCCTTTTTTCTGCTTAGCCACTACCAAAAACACCATCTTTCTTGCTTCAATCTTGCAACCCTTTCATGTCTCCTTCTCCACCAATGACCATTCAAGAAAGTTGGTCTCTCTCTTGCTCAAAAACCCATCAAACCGCCATGCCACACAACAAATCCACTCTCACATTGTGACCACTGGTTTACTTCATCACTACTACTTCCATCATTCTGCTAGTTTGTATACGCTGGTGTTTAACACTTTGCTTAGATGTTATTCCCTTGGTCAATTCCCTCATGAAGCTTTCATACTCTACAAACAATCCCTCCACTGCCACTTTCCTTCTTCCTTTGATAGCTTCACCCACTCTTTTCTTATCCATGCCTGTGCTAACTTGAGCTCCCTGAGCGGAGGGATTCAGTTTCATGCTCTTACTTTCAAAGTGGGTTTTCATTTTCATGTCTATGTGCAAACTGCTTTGACTAATATGTATGCTGTATGTGGGTTTTTAGTTGATGCTTTATctgtgtttgatgaaatgcctgAGAAGAACTCTGTTACGTGGAATGTCATGATTACCGGTTTGACCAGGTGGGGCGAGCTTGAAATTGCTCGTTTTCTTTTTGATCAGATGCCAAATCGGACAGTTGTTTCGTGGACCGGTATTATTGATGTGTACACACGTAGGAATAAGCCTGATGAAGCTGTAGCTTTGTTTCAAAGAATGGTTGTCTGTGATGGTATTCAACCTACTGAAATAACAGTTCTGGCAATATTGCCGGCCATTTCGAATCTTGGGGCTCTTGAGATTTGCCAATCCATTCATGCTTATGGAGAGAAACGAGGGTTTAATACATCTGATATACGCATTGCGAATTCTCTTGTGGACTCATATGCAAAATGTGGGTGCATATTGAGTGCATCAAGGTTTTTCGAGGAGATATCTTCTGGAAGGAAAAATTTGGTGACTTGGTCCTCGATCATCTCTGGGTTTGCTCTGCATGGGTTGGGAAATGAAGCAGTTCAGCATTTCCAAATGATGGAGAAAGCTGGTCTGAAGCCTAATCGAGTTACATTTTTGAGTGTTTTAAACGGTTGTAGTCATGGAGGCTTAGTTGAGGAGGGACTCAACTTCTTTGATAAGATGGTTGGCGAGTGTGAAATTGCACCTGATATCAAGCACTATGGATGTTTAGTTGATATGTTAGGAAGGATAGGGAGATTAGAAGAAGCAGAGAAGGTGGCTTTAGGGATTCCTAATGAGATTGTTAATGTTGTGATTTGGAGGACGTTATTAGGTGCTTGTAGTTTTCACGGTAATGTAGAGATGGGGGAGAGGGTGACAAGGAAGATAATGGAGACGGAAAGAGGATATGGAGGGGATTACGTGCTTATGTCCAACATCTTCGCGAGTGTTGGAAGGTATGAGGATGCTGAGAAGTTGAGAAGCCAGCTAGACAGGAGGAAGGCCTTTAAAGTTCCAGGCCATAGTTTGTTCTAGCTATACTCAAAGATGGGCCATATTGATACTTTATGCATGTTTTTGTGATACTTTATGCATGTTCCAGGCCATAGTTTGTTCTCATGAGTTTGACAATGTTCTAATATCTCATCATCTAGAAAAATATAGTTTTGATCAGTCATATTTCTAGCAAGCTGGCATCTATGCAACAATCAGAGTGGCTCATTTAATATTTTCTGGCTAGTATAAGTCAGTTGGTAGCAATAACATCTTTGCAGTTTTTAATAGACCGCTCGCATAGAAAACT
Protein-coding regions in this window:
- the LOC107435115 gene encoding pentatricopeptide repeat-containing protein At1g09220, mitochondrial-like, with the protein product MLRLNLRLELGKRLPFFCLATTKNTIFLASILQPFHVSFSTNDHSRKLVSLLLKNPSNRHATQQIHSHIVTTGLLHHYYFHHSASLYTLVFNTLLRCYSLGQFPHEAFILYKQSLHCHFPSSFDSFTHSFLIHACANLSSLSGGIQFHALTFKVGFHFHVYVQTALTNMYAVCGFLVDALSVFDEMPEKNSVTWNVMITGLTRWGELEIARFLFDQMPNRTVVSWTGIIDVYTRRNKPDEAVALFQRMVVCDGIQPTEITVLAILPAISNLGALEICQSIHAYGEKRGFNTSDIRIANSLVDSYAKCGCILSASRFFEEISSGRKNLVTWSSIISGFALHGLGNEAVQHFQMMEKAGLKPNRVTFLSVLNGCSHGGLVEEGLNFFDKMVGECEIAPDIKHYGCLVDMLGRIGRLEEAEKVALGIPNEIVNVVIWRTLLGACSFHGNVEMGERVTRKIMETERGYGGDYVLMSNIFASVGRYEDAEKLRSQLDRRKAFKVPGHSLF
- the LOC107435127 gene encoding protein WHAT'S THIS FACTOR 1 homolog, chloroplastic, whose product is MHMKVVECWNSKCKILPSRKHLCRSFSLWSMKKDPDLELALSRNRRWIVNNQIKNIILRCPNGEASVKYLQKKFKTLDLQGSALNWLKKYPCCFEVYLQHDEYYCRLTKRMMVLVEEEETIKDMQEPVLVQRLAKLLMMSLHQRLNVMKLNELKRNFGFPDDYLIRIVPKYSDLFRVINYSGRRSSMEIELVSWNPDLAISAIEASAHKQGIEPRFSCLLPSTWLKSWERFHEFNSTPYISPYLEPRGLVEGSKEMEKRTVGLVHELLSLTLWKKASIVKLGHFRREFALPEKLNILLLKYPGLFYVSNKYQIYTVLLREGYNASELIDKDPLVVVKEKFGELMQEGLHEYNRRHHLLNLEKKKKNGMLLDKSDKIKDKNTEISDPDDEGDKLGGLFDPEERKRFYKVLFDDGDQNI